A DNA window from Setaria viridis chromosome 2, Setaria_viridis_v4.0, whole genome shotgun sequence contains the following coding sequences:
- the LOC117846245 gene encoding uncharacterized protein yields MAAAAAPAADAFPSTVPAASSDSDSEDLLLLPNLLPSATAPSSPSHAQLHHFHVPSLPCPITVRALPSRGLSFQLWPSASTLLRVLPASPHLLPRPPAPGSPPLSVLELGSGTGAAGLALAAALPARAVLSDLPDALLNLRHNADLNAPLLASAGGAASVVPLPWGDAAAMQDVAVAQAEAPFDLVVASDVVYYEALVDPLIETLRFFIKGEVVFLMAHMRRWKRTDKKFFGKARKMFNIEVVHEDPPLEGWRHGPVVYRFTAKKQHGKK; encoded by the coding sequence atggccgccgccgccgcccccgccgccgacgcgttCCCCTCCACCGTCcccgccgcctcgtccgactccgactccgaagacctcctcctccttccaaaCCTCCTCCCATCCGCCACCGCACCCTCCTCCCCATCGCACGCGCAGCTCCACCACTTCCACGTCCCGTCCCTCCCGTGCCCCATCACCGTGCGCGCGCTCCCCTCGCGGGGCCTGTCGTTCCAGCTGTGGCCCTCCGCATCCACGCTCCTCCGCGTCCTCCCGGCCTCCCCGCacctcctcccgcgcccgccggccccggGGAGCCCGCCGCTCAGCGTCCTCGAGCTCggctccggcaccggcgccgcggGGCTCGCGCTGGCCGCGGCGCTCCCGGCCCGCGCCGTCCTCTCGGACCTCCCCGACGCGCTCCTCAACCTCCGTCACAACGCCGACCTCAACGCGcccctcctcgcctccgccggcggcgccgcctccgtcgtGCCGCTCCCCtggggcgacgcggcggcgatgcAGGACGTGGCGGTGGCGCAGGCGGAGGCACCGTTCGACCTCGTCGTGGCGTCGGACGTGGTGTACTACGAGGCATTGGTTGACCCGTTGATCGAGACGCTGCGGTTCTTCATCAAGGGGGAGGTGGTGTTCTTGATGGCGCACATGAGGCGGTGGAAGCGCACGGACAAGAAGTTCTTCGGGAAGGCGAGGAAGATGTTCAACATCGAGGTCGTGCACGAGGACCCGCCGCTCGAAGGTTGGCGCCACGGGCCGGTGGTTTACCGGTTCACCGCGAAGAAGCAGCACGGCAAGAAGTGA
- the LOC117846244 gene encoding L-type lectin-domain containing receptor kinase IX.1, with protein sequence MLCLSSPSFFPPALSPAMRSRSTITGFLALHLFILQSIGHVSPLQFKLNFTESNHNGAATIQFQEDAFYNKAVRLTKEEMDGQITHSVGRAVFTDPVTLWDSTTGQLADFTTRFTFMIKANVTNSSNGEGLAFFLSPYPSVVPNNSGDGNLGLFSSSADQSETSNQIVAIEFDSHKNSWDPDDNHVGININSIVSVTNVTWKSSIKDGKIANAWVTYQASSMNLSVFLTYKDSPIFSGNSTLSYSVDLRKYLPDKVAIGFSAATGKLVETHRILYWEFSSTDVQLKSKKMKRVVVIGLATSISGMVCFSMGLVLCFLRFRKTRRLRKEEEEKLEYDESIDGEFEKGRGPRRFRYNELVAATKNFALERKLGEGGFGAVYQGFLKDQNLNIAIKRVAKGSTQGKKEYISEVKIISRLRHRNLVQLVGWCHEHGEFLLVYEFMPNRSLDTHLYDNSDILTWPLRFKITISVASALLYLHEEWEQCVVHRDVKPSNVMLDSSFNAKLGDFGLARLVDHDRGSQTTVIAGTMGYLAPECVTTGKASKESDVYSFGILALEVACGRRPVVPKEDDEKIKLVQWVWDLYGRNEILNAVDGRLDGALDEREAVRLMVVGLWCAHPDYNLRPSIRQVISVLKFEASLPSLPPKMPVAMYFAPPIHLCKFSYTSSDGTLKELEGSNIYGKTTSSSSATNASSSPPTVHLPQMGY encoded by the coding sequence ATGCTttgcctctcctctccttccttcttccctcCAGCACTCTCACCAGCCATGAGATCAAGAAGCACAATTACTGGCTTCTTGGCACTCCACTTGTTCATACTCCAAAGTATCGGCCATGTCAGTCCTCTGCAATTCAAGCTGAATTTCACCGAATCGAACCACAATGGAGCGGCCACAATCCAGTTCCAGGAGGATGCCTTCTACAACAAGGCAGTCAGGCTTACCAAGGAAGAGATGGATGGCCAGATTACTCACAGTGTTGGACGAGCAGTCTTCACAGATCCGGTAACTCTCTGGGATAGCACCACTGGTCAGTTAGCTGACTTCACAACCCGCTTCACATTCATGATAAAAGCTAATGTTACCAACAGCTCGAACGGTGAGGGCCTCGCTTTTTTCCTCTCACCATACCCTTCTGTTGTCCCCAATAATTCCGGCGATGGTAATCTTGGCCTCTTCAGTAGCAGTGCTGATCAGAGTGAGACATCTAACCAGATCGTGGCCATCGAGTTTGACAGCCACAAGAACTCATGGGATCCAGACGACAATCATGTAGGTATCAACATCAATTCTATTGTATCTGTGACCAATGTAACATGGAAAAGTAGCATCAAGGATGGTAAGATAGCCAATGCATGGGTAACTTACcaggccagctccatgaacctGAGTGTCTTCTTGACGTACAAGGACAGCCCAATATTCAGTGGCAACTCCACCCTATCTTATTCAGTTGATCTCAGAAAATATCTCCCAGACAAAGTGGCAATTGGCTTCTCAGCTGCCACTGGTAAATTGGTAGAGACTCATCGGATACTTTACTGGGAATTCAGTTCAACTGACGTGCAGCTGAAGAGTAAGAAGATGAAAAGAGTAGTAGTCATAGGCTTGGCTACTAGCATAAGTGGCATGGTCTGTTTTTCTATGGGTTTGGTTTTGTGCTTCCTGAGGTTTAGAAAGACAAGGAGGttaagaaaggaggaagaagagaagctAGAATATGATGAGTCCATTGATGGTGAGTTTGAGAAAGGGAGGGGTCCAAGAAGATTTCGATACAATGAACTTGTGGCTGCTACAAAGAATTTTGCATTGGAAAGAAAGCTCGGAGAAGGAGGATTTGGAGCAGTTTACCAGGGTTTCTTGAAGGATCAAAACCTCAACATTGCCATAAAGCGAGTTGCCAAAGGATCAACACAGGGGAAGAAGGAGTACATCTCTGAAGTCAAGATCATCAGCAGGCTGAGGCATAGGAACCTTGTGCAACTTGTGGGCTGGTGTCATGAGCATGGAGAGTTCTTGCTCGTGTACGAGTTCATGCCAAACAGGAGCTTGGACACACACCTCTATGACAATAGTGACATCCTAACATGGCCATTGCGGTTCAAGATCACCATCAGCGTTGCATCTGCCCTCCTGTACCTTCACGAGGAGTGGGAACAATGTGTTGTGCACCGCGATGTCAAGCCAAGCAACGTGATGCTTGATTCTTCATTCAATGCTAAGCTAGGGGACTTCGGGCTTGCACGTCTTGTTGACCATGATCGAGGCTCACAAACTACTGTGATAGCTGGCACAATGGGTTACTTGGCTCCAGAGTGCGTTACCACTGGCAAAGCAAGCAAAGAATCTGATGTGTACAGCTTTGGCATTCTTGCATTGGAGGTTGCCTGTGGAAGGAGGCCTGTTGTGCCAAAGGAAGATGATGAGAAGATAAAGCTGGTCCAATGGGTGTGGGATCTCTATGGAAGAAATGAGATTCTTAATGCAGTTGATGGGAGGCTTGATGGTGCATTGGATGAGCGTGAAGCTGTGCGCTTGATGGTTGTGGGGCTCTGGTGTGCACACCCAGACTATAATTTACGACCTTCTATTCGCCAGGTCATAAGTGTATTGAAGTTCGAGGCATCATTGCCCAGCCTTCCACCAAAGATGCCTGTGGCAATGTACTTTGCACCACCAATCCATCTTTGCAAATTTTCATACACCTCATCTGATGGAACACTGAAGGAGCTGGAGGGGTCCAACATTTATGGGAAGACAACAAGCTCATCCAGTGCAACCAATGCTTCTAGTTCACCTCCCACTGTTCATTTACCACAGATGGGTTACTAG
- the LOC117844676 gene encoding uncharacterized protein: MAASGSGGNGPGGRPWTATSTWAPAPDGGVVEDAISFETSDEDAEDSPAGVLLSRPLPDGDGNAPPCEITVSFRGKYEIHWVYVRSTARIYELYHSTDAKGTSKDYLCTVRCGLAAKEPQPCGEESMSQGSGGAPTSDKREHETKSVSSSSDEDSWVDVKIPESPMGNNTPEAQERNTIRICQENTLAHYEATAEMTDVSPCVSLTIRLLSLQSKTSVHIEEICIFADPVESTNDNSVTGPGNMGGSSLLAMLVPGLMQMPKSRNLKIDDSYFSDGSRTQLTQDRAMKESNPSVKIMQETGLSSTDNYKPSGIESGINSADSGIVSNEKRNQGDLQLKDHSLPLPVQTTESTQVPSVKDQRASDADHLVNPFANEKFTPHNHNLERKMDILLTKVEKMELYCSRFEDSMIKPLSSIDARLQRLEEQFSSFSVEIQSLRGSSAVRSASDSMSNTTNSQEEAHDYANDRTPAPITDRKPGLAVRAPDFSSDDSCCYNVTSENQFDFRGPNVVPRLLVKVPDFIAQPGGNLHDGPSSPVSVYCAPSSEKERKISPGLVVKVPEFPDDDDDDDKVEEEKEAEVGDHDDFNAQYDDTLSKSIGDNTKSKKPVSINGALASALEALLTSTKGTSSSTPVVCTASDLSAENTNDSVSCSLSPEKMDEMSAKDRSADQYLGTSGNANLVGTFRSSQEINVTPHTSLSKEMLDGKVQINEQNDNLNEEKVPFVANSELLDIPSQPDRVLQSIDNGSQVDGQDNCPSFDTMPYAISTGPLVPPQPPTVFEAVDNGVQVNENRPAISLAEFLAARNASSGKNVTSEVCSGNDGAKKLSFERTSADKNSKNISQLLVKKALEVDADEGKHFSSVSIGANFAGSSSVPPGNAASGHNIITKEDVSDKSCGLKNAESGFRLSVGMDSIFSQYHATDSKKDWIENSSSVWSPDDSFSKPNVMHSWSDFSSMESFSGAPAKGPVVSANATSGNYVEDLEDNGDRPTATRISGEEIQKVCDLLYEFKDDMLGMTSMAKGTCKSSPSLEVLLAESSDSEAQISDPEYIDNGAGIGSARLFRTFSSSDDDASTGNEPLVDVADLTTPSEPYASAKPLVDLADLTNPSGTDASAVNELSADVVDLPTPSETCL, translated from the exons ATGGCGGCGTCGGGATCGGGAGGCAACGGCCCCGGCGGGCGGCCCTGGACGGCGACAAGCACGTGGGCGCCGGCCCCCGACGGCGGGGTCGTGGAGGACGCCATCTCGTTCGAGACCTCCGACGAAGACGCCGAGGACTCCCCCGCGGGCGTCTTACTCTCCCGCCCGCTGCCCGATGGGGACGGGAACGCCCCTCCCTGCGAGATCACTG TTAGTTTCAGGGGAAAGTATGAGATTCACTGGGTATATGTGCGAAGCACAGCTCGGATTTACGAACTATACCATTCTACTGACGCAAAGGGTACCAGCAAGGATTATCTATGCACTGTCCGTTGTGGACTTGCTGCTAAAGAACCACAGCCCTGTGGTGAAGAAAGTATGTCTCAGGGGAGTGGCGGTGCTCCAACCAGTGACAAGCGTGAACACGAGACCAAAAGTGTAAGCAGTAGTAGTGATGAAGACAGTTGGGTTGATGTCAAAATTCCAGAATCTCCTATGGGAAATAACACGCCAGAAGCTCAAGAAAGGAATACAATCAGAATCTGCCAAGAAAATACTCTG GCACACTATGAAGCAACTGCTGAGATGACTGATGTGAGCCCATGTGTGTCTCTTACTATTCGTCTTCTGTCACTTCAGTCAAAGACATCAGTGCACATTGAGGAGATCTGCATATTTGCTGATCCTGTTGAGTCCACTAATGATAATTCAGTAACAGGTCCTGGGAACATGGGTGGCAGTTCTTTGCTGGCTATGCTTGTTCCTGGACTTATGCAAATGCCGAAATCAAGGAATTTGAAAATTGATGACAGCTATTTTTCTGATGGATCAAGGACTCAACTTACCCAAGATCGTGCAATGAAAGAGAGCAACCCATCTGTAAAGATTATGCAGGAAACAGGGCTAAGTAGCACAGATAATTATAAGCCATCAGGGATAGAAAGTGGAATAAATTCTGCAGACAGTGGAATAGTATCTAATGAAAAAAGGAACCAAGGTGACTTGCAGTTGAAGGACCATTCTCTTCCATTGCCTGTACAAACAACAGAAAGTACACAGGTGCCATCAGTGAAGGACCAGCGAGCATCAGACGCAGATCATCTTGTTAATCCCTTTGCAAATGAAAAATTTACTCCTCACAATCATAATCTTGAGAGAAAGATGGATATTCTGCTCACTAAGGTTGAGAAGATGGAATTATACTGCTCTAGGTTTGAGGACAGCATGATAAAGCCCCTCAGTAGCATTGATGCAAGGCTTCAGCGACTGGAGGAACAGTTTAGTTCATTCTCTGTGGAGATACAGTCTTTGCGAGGTTCTTCTGCAGTTAGGTCAGCATCAGATAGTATGTCTAATACGACTAACTCACAGGAGGAAGCACATGATTACGCTAATGATAGAACTCCTGCTCCTATAACTGACAGGAAGCCAGGTTTAGCTGTCAGGGCGCCAGATTTTTCTTCAGATGATTCCTGTTGTTATAATGTCACTAGTGAAAACCAGTTTGATTTTCGTGGGCCTAATGTGGTGCCAAGGCTACTTGTGAAGGTCCCTGATTTTATTGCTCAACCTGGTGGAAACCTTCATGACGGGCCTTCCTCACCTGTCTCTGTCTATTGTGCTCCATCTTCTGAAAAGGAGCGTAAGATTTCCCCAGGTTTAGTTGTCAAGGTTCCTGAATtcccagatgatgatgatgatgacgacaaAGTGGAGGAAGAGAAAGAAGCAGAAGTTGGTGATCATGATGATTTTAATGCACAATATGATGATACTCTGAGCAAAAGCATTGGTGACAACACCAAGAGCAAAAAACCTGTATCTATCAATGGTGCATTGGCTTCCGCATTGGAGGCGTTACTCACTTCCACCAAAGGAACATCATCTTCAACACCTGTTGTTTGCACAGCCAGTGATTTAAGTGCTGAAAATACTAATGATTCCGTGAGTTGTTCCCTTTCTCCTGAAAAAATGGACGAGATGTCCGCTAAAGATCGTTCAGCCGACCAATATCTGGGTACATCTGGTAATGCAAATTTGGTTGGTACCTTCAGATCTTCTCAGGAAATAAACGTAACTCCACATACTTCTCTCTCAAAGGAAATGTTGGATGGCAAGGTTCAGATAAACGAACAGAACGATAACCTTAATGAAGAAAAGGTGCCATTTGTTGCAAACTCAGAATTATTGGATATCCCTTCACAGCCTGATAGAGTTTTGCAATCTATTGATAATGGAAGTCAGGTAGATGGACAGGATAATTGTCCTAGTTTTGACACGATGCCATATGCCATAAGCACTGGACCTTTGGTACCTCCTCAGCCTCCTACAGTTTTTGAAGCTGTGGATAATGGAGTTCAAGTGAATGAAAATAGACCTGCCATATCATTAGCAGAGTTTCTTGCAGCAAGGAATGCTAGCTCCGGTAAGAATGTTACTTCTGAGGTATGCAGTGGTAATGATGGCGCTAAAAAACTGTCTTTTGAGAGAACATCAGCTGATAAAAACTCGAAAAATATCAGTCAACTTCTAGTGAAGAAAGCACTTGAGGTTGATGCGGACGAGGGGAAACATTTTTCTAGTGTATCCATTGGGGCAAACTTTGCCGGGTCAAGCAGTGTACCTCCTGGAAATGCTGCTAGTGGGCACAATATCATTACAAAAGAAGATGTCTCAGATAAGTCCTGTGGCCTGAAGAATGCAGAGAGTGGCTTTAGGCTCTCAGTTGGGATGGACTCCATATTTTCTCAGTACCATGCTACAGATTCCAAGAAAGATTGGATTGAGAACAGCAGCTCCGTCTGGAGCCCAGATGATAGCTTTTCAAAACCAAATGTTATGCATTCCTGGTCAGATTTTAGTAGTATGGAGTCGTTTAGTGGAGCACCTGCCAAAGGACCTGTTGTTTCCGCGAATGCCACATCAGGAAATTACGTTGAGGATCTTGAAGACAATGGAGATCGTCCTACCGCAACACGGATTTCTGGGGAAGAGATACAAAAGGTTTGTGACTTGCTCTATGAGTTTAAGGATGACATGTTGGGCATGACCTCCATGGCGAAGGGTACATGTAAGAGCAGCCCGTCCCTTGAAGTCTTACTTGCTGAATCATCTGATTCTGAAGCACAAATTTCTGATCCGGAGTACATTGACAATGGTGCTGGCATTGGTTCAGCTCGATTGTTCCGTACATTCTCATCTTCAGATGACGATGCTTCTACTGGGAACGAGCCTTTAGTTGATGTTGCTGACCTGACCACACCATCCGAGCCATATGCTTCTGCCAAGCCTCTGGTTGATTTGGCTGATCTGACAAACCCTTCTGGGACAGATGCTTCTGCTGTGAATGAGCTTTCGGCTGATGTGGTTGATCTGCCAACGCCTTCAGAGACATGCTTATGA
- the LOC117846219 gene encoding zinc finger AN1 and C2H2 domain-containing stress-associated protein 16 yields the protein MGTPEFPNLGKHCSVGDCHQIDFLPFTCDRCDNVFCLQHRSYTTHQCPNANLKDVTVLICPLCAKGVRLNPSEDPNITWDTHVNTDCDPSNYQKVTKKKKCPVPGCREALTFSNTIRCKDCTKEHCLKHRFGPDHKCPGPRKVDSGFPFVNMLRRSQKVETRPNSSKNNSSSWWSSSLVNAATNFKSSAEAGMQKLSIATSQAFQKAKDGISADSSSSSSELVEECVHCPARFSTVGALIEHVEKSHQTNQQPSRGRVTIDVCPKCSKGFRDPVLLVEHVEREHGGTSRA from the exons ATGGGCACGCCGGAGTTCCCCAACCTGGGGAAGCACTGCAGCGTCGGCGACTGCCACCAGATCGACTTCCTCCCCTTCACCTGCGACCGCTGCGACAAC GTATTTTGCCTTCAGCACAGAAGTTATACGACACACCAGTGTCCAAATGCAAATCTGAAGGATGTTACTGTCCTCATCTGTCCACTCTGTGCTAAAGGGGTTCGCCTCAATCCAAGCGAAGACCCAAATATCACCTGGGATACTCATGTTAACACTGACTGTGATCCATCAAATTACCAGAAAgtaacaaagaaaaagaaatgccCTGTGCCCGGGTGCAGAGAGGCACTGACTTTTTCCAACACGATCAGATGCAAAGATTGCACCAAAGAACACTGCCTGAAGCATAGATTCGGGCCTGATCACAAGTGCCCAGGACCAAGAAAAGTGGATTCGGGCTTCCCCTTTGTAAATATGCTAAGGAGAAGTCAGAAAGTGGAGACACGTCCGAACAGCAGTAAGAACAATAGTTCTTCATGGTGGAGCTCCAGCCTTGTGAATGCAGCAACGAATTTCAAATCATCAGCTGAAGCTGGAATGCAGAAACTGAGCATCGCTACTAGCCAAGCCTTCCAGAAGGCTAAGGATGGGATCTCCgcagacagcagcagcagcagcagtgagcTTGTGGAGGAATGTGTTCATTGCCCAGCAAGATTTTCCACCGTGGGGGCCTTAATTGAACATGTCGAGAAATCCCACCAGACAAACCAGCAACCTAGTCGTGGCCGAGTGACAATTGATGTTTGCCCCAAGTGTAGCAAGGGGTTCCGAGATCCGGTGTTGCTAGTGGAGCATGTTGAGAGGGAGCATGGCGGAACGTCAAGAGCATAA
- the LOC117846246 gene encoding chaperonin-like RbcX protein 2, chloroplastic, whose translation MAVAQAAAVAAPVVAAAAAAHTAACLPTACRRGTSRWALMPSRAPVGMVGGFRWLRRRAQTRARTRRGRARATGRARGLVVVAEFGGTYEDGFEDVHKNIINYFTYKATHTVLHQLYEMNPPSYTWLYNYITVCDPLDGDYFLRLLAKERQDLAERVMITRLHLYGKWIKKCDHAMMYERISKENLDIMRQRLLETVVWPTDDTSTGD comes from the exons ATGGCAGTCGCCCAGGCCGCAGCGGTCGCCGCGCCGGTggtggctgcggctgcggccgcgCACACTGCCGCCTGCCTTCCCACCGCATGCCGCCGGGGCACCTCGCGGTGGGCATTAATGCCGTCCCGGGCGCCGGTCGGGATGGTGGGCGGGTTCAGGTGGCTACGGCGGCGCGCGCAAACCCGGGCACGGACGCGGCGCGGCAGGGCACGGGccaccggccgcgcccgcggccTCGTGGTCGTGGCCGAGTTCGGCGGGACCTACGAGGACGGATTCGAAGACGTGCACAAG AATATCATCAACTACTTCACCTACAAGGCCACGCACACGGTCCTGCACCAGCTGTACGAGATGAATCCCCCGTCGTACACCTGGCTCTACAA CTACATTACCGTCTGCGATCCATTAGATGGCGATTATTTCCTTCGCTTGCTCGCAAAG GAGAGGCAGGACCTGGCCGAGAGAGTGATGATCACACGCCTTCACCTGTACGGCAAATGGATCAAG AAATGCGACCACGCCATGATGTACGAGCGGATCTCTAAAGAGAACCTGGATATCATGCGCCAGAGGCTGCTGGAGACGGTGGTCTGGCCGACCGATGACACCAGCACCGGCGATTAA
- the LOC117846526 gene encoding remorin 4.1: protein MLSAQTAASSSSSGGVEQERSVVVEQERSVVVEERRRTEPVGEEDEEEEEEEPEFRDIHALSPPPSQPSSYRRGRGESWGSAAGGSRHTSIRSVGSETAPSEPFPTMSREFSAMVAAAATANAANAAAANGAGSDTERDVDVMGRIGEGDELEETNPLAIVPDSNPIPSPRRRGPPTPGADGALAASGAQGHGHAGGGGEGGVSVGQVKKEEVESKIAAWQIAEVAKLNNRFKREEVVINGWEGDQVEKASAWLKKYERKLEEKRAKAMEKAQNEVAKARRKAEEKRASAEAKRGTKVARVLELANFMRAVGRAPSTKRSFF from the exons ATGTTGAGTGCGCAGACGGcggctagcagcagcagcagcggaggCGTCGAGCAGGAGAGGAGCGTCGTCGTCGAGCAGGAGAGGagcgtcgtcgtcgaggagaggcggcggacggagccggtgggggaggaggacgaggaggaggaggaggaggagccggagttCAGGGACATCCACGCGCTGAGCCCGCCGCCGAGCCAGCCGTCGTCGTACCGCAGGGGGCGCGGGGAGTCGTGGGGGTCCGCCGCGGGCGGGAGCAGGCACACGTCGATCCGCTCCGTCGGGAGCGAGACCGCCCCCAGTGAGCCCTTCCCGACTATGAGCAGGGAGTTCTCGGCCATGGTCGCCGCAGCAGCCACCGCTaacgccgccaacgccgccgccgccaacgggGCCGGGAGCGACACCGAGAGGGACGTCGACGTGATGGGGAGGATCGGGGAGGGCGACGAGCTGGAGGAGACGAACCCGCTGGCCATCGTACCGGACAGCAACCCCatcccgtcgccgcgccgccggggcccGCCGACCCCGGGCGCGGACGGGGCGCTGGCTGCCAGCGGCGCCCAAGGCcacggccacgccggcggcggcggcgagggcggggtGTCGGTCGGGCAGGtgaagaaggaggaggtggagtcCAAGATCGCCGCGTGGCAGATCGCCGAGGTGGCCAAGCTCAACAACCGCTTCAAGCGCGAGGAGGTCGTCATCAACGGCTGGGAGGGCGACCAGGTCGAGAAGGCCAGCGCCTGGCTCAAGAAGTACGAG aggaagctggaggagAAGCGTGCCAAGGCGATGGAGAAGGCGCAGAACGAGGTGGCCAAGGCGCGGCGGAAGGCGGAGGAGAAGCGCGCGTCGGCGGAGGCCAAGCGGGGCACCAAGGTGGCGCGCGTGCTGGAGCTCGCCAACTTCATGAGGGCCGTGGGGAGGGCGCCCTCCACCAAGCGCTCCTTCTTCTGA
- the LOC117842007 gene encoding polygalacturonase inhibitor 1, which yields MACTASSFLVVFLLVAAAATTPARSCAPSDLHALLSVKAALGNPATLSSWSPSSPNCCAWDHLRCDDAGRVNNVFIDGADDVHGQIPSAVGGLSALMSLSLFRLPGLTGTIPPCLTALSNLQFLTISHTNVSGPIPEALARLRSLDSVDLSNNKLCGGIPAAFADLPNLRSLDLRHNQLTGPIPAGLVQGQFRSLILSYNQLSGPIPRDDAQDEINTVDLSHNKLTGDPSHLFVPGRPIGKVDLSWNYLDFDLSKLVFPPELTYLDLSHNRIRGTVPASLERLSTLQKLDLSYNNLCGPLPRGHGVIKHGCKPYAHNECHHGTPLAGCQDLS from the coding sequence ATGGCGTGCACCGCCTCATCCTTCCTCGTTGTCTTCCTgctcgtggcggcggccgcgacgacGCCGGCACGGTCCTGCGCGCCGAGCGACCTGCACGCGCTGCTGAGCGTGAAGGCGGCGCTGGGCAACCCGGCGACGCTGTCGTCGTGGAGCCCGTCGTCGCCCAACTGCTGCGCGTGGGACCACCTCCGGTGCGACGACGCCGGGCGCGTGAACAACGTCTTCATCGACGGCGCCGACGATGTGCACGGCCAGATCCCGTCCGCGGTGGGCGGGCTGTCGGCGCTCATGTCGCTGTCCCTGTTCCGCCTGCCGGGGCTCACGGGCACCATCCCGCCCTGCCTCACCGCGCTCTCCAACCTGCAGTTCCTCACCATCTCCCACACCAACGTATCGGGCCCCATCCCTGAGGCCCTGGCGCGGCTCCGCAGCCTCGACTCGGTGGACCTCTCCAACAACAAGCTGTGCGGCGGCATCCCGGCGGCGTTCGCCGACCTGCCCAACCTCCGGTCGCTGGACCTCCGGCACAACCAGCTGACGGGCCCCATCCCGGCGGGGCTCGTGCAGGGGCAGTTCCGGTCGCTGATCCTGTCCTACAACCAGCTGAGCGGGCCGATCCCGCGCGACGACGCGCAGGACGAGATCAACACCGTGGACCTCTCCCACAACAAGCTCACCGGCGACCCCTCCCACCTCTTCGTCCCCGGCCGGCCCATCGGCAAGGTGGACCTGTCGTGGAACTACCTCGACTTCGACCTCAGCAAGCTGGTGTTCCCGCCGGAGCTCACGTACCTGGACCTCTCCCACAACCGCATCCGGGGCACCGTGCCGGCGTCGCTGGAGCGCCTCTCCACGCTGCAGAAGCTGGACCTCAGCTACAACAACCTGTGCGGGCCGCTCCCCAGGGGTCACGGCGTGATCAAGCACGGGTGCAAACCGTACGCGCACAACGAGTGCCACCACGGGACCCCGCTCGCCGGGTGCCAGGACCTGTCGTga
- the LOC117842607 gene encoding uncharacterized protein, with the protein MQLPVHPLATSAVGGGGFLAVLPRSLRERRGRTCRKVVSFSSSGKGGEESAAPGETPEEARRRLAELDALLEGLVEPKMRPPMPPPPPDLYLDRDMITGRGSTDELPEFSPTYVAFSTLALVILTIFTNVMFNLYIKPSVDGVDQPVRIQRVPLVNPADRQFE; encoded by the exons ATGCAGCTGCCAGTCCACCCGCTCGCCACGAGCGCCGTCGGAGGAGGCGGGTTCTTGGCGGTTCTTCCCCGGTCCTTGCGTGAGCGGAGGGGGAGGACGTGTCGCAAGGTAGTCAGCTTCTCGTCGTCGGGGAAGGGGGGCGAGgagtcggcggcgccgggcgagacgccggaggaggcgcggcggcggttggcggagcTCGACGCGCTGCTGGAGGGGCTGGTCGAGCCCAAGATGCGGCCACCgatgccacctcctcctccag ACCTTTACTTGGACCGAGACATGATAACAGGCCGGGGGTCAACTGATGAACTGCCGGAATTCTCTCCAACATATGTGGCATTCTCGACACTGGCACTTGTTATCCTCACGATATTCACCAACGTCATGTTCAATTTGTACATCAAACCTTCTGTCGATGGCGTCGATCAACCCGTAAGAATTCAGAGAGTTCCTCTGGTAAATCCAGCAGATCGGCAATTCGAGTAG